The sequence caaaaataatacatttcaTAAGATCAATATCCCTCAGGAGGGCTCTATTGTTTTATATAcaaagtttgaaaaaaaaaaatacacatactATAATTCTTCCTTCTAGCAGGCTAGAACTTcttgttttttaaatataatataacttcGGATTTAGATTTTCATTTTCGTTTTATTTATCTATCAGTCTTttctacctttttttttttaatttactaaatcCTAATAATGAAGTTCTCTTCTGCTATTTTCACAATTGTCGCTACATTTATCGCTTCCGTGTCATCGCACACTACAATGTCATTTCCTCCAACTAGGGGACatccattaaataaaaatgcagCTGTCCAAGACTTTGAATGTATAATGGCACCATTAAATGGTGGATCGGGATGTGCacctaaaaaatttccatGTGGTGGATAtccaaaagataaaaaaatcgtTACAACTTTCAAAGCAGGAGAAGTTTttgaagttaaattttttaatcaaaacttccctaaattaaaagatgaagATAAACAAAAAGATCAAGCAAGACATAATGGTGGTTTATGtgaattttctttatcttaTGATGGTGGTAAAACTTATACCGTTATTGCctcttataaaaaaacttgtcCTGACATTTTCTTTGAAGGTTGGAAAGTTAAAATTCCTGAAAATGCTCCTTCTTGTGATAGTCCCGGAAATTGTATCTTTTCTTGGAGTTGGATTAATGCTGTTGGAAATCgagaattttatcaaaattgtgCTGATGTTAAAATTGAGGGAAATGCCACCGAACCTTTACCtattattgatattacaaGAGCAAATTTACCTCCTCttttcaaaaagattttaactCCCGAAGGTGATGATTTAAATAGTGGTAATGCTGTAGGTTCTGGTCCAAGAAAAGAAGATGTTCAAGCTAATTTGGCTTTAAAGATTGGTAATGGCAATAATGACAATAAAAAACCTCCACAAAATGATGATAAACAAGATGGTGATGATACACAAGACGACGATAATAAAAGCCCTCCACAGGATGATGACAATGATAACAAAAGTCCTCCACAGGAAGATgataacgataataataaaCCTCCgcaaaatgatgatgatggaaATAACGATGATAACAATGACAATGAAAATGACAATAACAATGACGATGACAATGACAAaaatgacaatgacaatgacaatgaTAATGAAGACGACAATAATCAAGATATTCCATGTAGTGAAAATGGAACGATGGTTTGTGGCAAAGAAGGTGGTGCTGAATTTCTTACTTGTGATAATGGTAAATTAGTTTCAAGATCTTGTCCTGGAATTTTAGTCTGTACACAAAATGGTAAATCAATCTTTTGTGGTTATCCAAAAAGAAGATAAACCTTCAAAGCCATTTTTCCGTTTCAAACTTtgtatatttacataaaaaatagaaaattttatatagatgtattatttttggatcaaaaaaaaaaactttattatgtatttttaaaaaaattcatgtaatGTAATTTCTCCTTTCAttcttttgttaaaaaaaatttttttcgtgatTTAATACGATCCCtcaatagaaataaaaaatgaatttcaaACATAAATGCTTAGTCAAGTTgttattggtttttttaagtttataatgtaattttcactttttttttcagggaCGTAAACACTATTCATAAACCATTGCGTATAACtacaaaaatgaatttatactACAGTGATGAATGATTCAAAAGCTAATAGTTAACTAAGAGTACTTGTTATAATCAAATGGTAAaggaatatatatttataatctcTTAGTTATTAAATACAGTGAACTATTCGGTTATAAAATTGGCCAATAAAAATATGGATATGTGATCATTCGCACACTTTCCGAACCAACAAAAATTGTCTATAGTTACcatattatacattttattatattgattatttacatatttcttgtttttttttgtttattgtgCAAACAAATGGattttactatgtaaaatatataattaaatgtttgaatttttctaactatcaccggggggtgatgatcaccgatgactgaaattatgacgcattaaaaaaaatagagtgccggtaaaatttgataattctggccaacggtgatgatcacctccggtgatttgaagtaaaaaacattaatgtttataatttataaatatatatagatcTTTGGACAACAAGAAAATCAGTTTTACAATACATGAttcagtataataaaaatttggtaaatagATTTGCTATATTCAGAATTAATTgtatagtaatatatttattaaataaaatttaaatatatttttataaactgaaattatatatataattaaagattttactttatataattatctgaccatatatttttatatttgctataataaaatagtaattttttatgcatttttaatatatacaaaagtTTTGcactttatataaataagataaataaactgcaaagaatataattaataattataatattggaaaaatacttacttaaattttattataataaattttataggtAATCTTAATGCTTATTAGaagtaaaattcattaaaaataaaaattcattagaaGTAAAGTTTATCTATAtcatgtaatttatatttattatattaaaatttgaattttttgttttaaaaataactaataatttttattaataaaagtatttaaaaaaagtttactcaaatacttaataaatatatactaaaaaaaatttattgactaattaaatttacagtTAATCagataaactaattttatttattgcataATCTTCTTTTAATGTaatcaaatttcatttatttttaatatatattatatttcagcTCGCTGTTcctttttaacaaattttttctttactaatttcttttttttcaggtttcTAATCTTAAGTTTTATAAATAGTAAGTTTCAACTATTAGTATTactttcaaacttttttttttatttaattatttttttcttttatttttataagcattttatatataattttgtaaatagtAAGCTTTAAccagttttattatttttttttaaattattttttttaattaattaacaataagtttttttttcttttggatATAACTTCCAAacttatttcaaaaatatttcaatttataagTAAAGTTACTGAAAAAACTAGAGGATTTTAGCAAGTTTGTAAAATGCCAAAATagctaatattatataaaaatcttattaagaAGTTAgcaaaactttaaaaaaatatgaaacttattataaatgccaaaattgctaaaattttactaaaattataataaaattataaaattatagtaaaattttaaagaaactaaTTGTAGAATTATTATAGAGaaatttaagtaaataacttaacttataagtattttaaaagttttttttattctttttaaccattttttcCACTTATtagaatgtaaaaaaaatactaaaaaacaaaaaatattaagataaaagttctttagtatattataaatttttttataaaaatactcTAAGATTTATAGgtcaaaaaatgaaaaatcaggTATCAATTAGTTACCAATTAGTCACCAATCAGATACCTGATAAATAGCTAATTGATGATTGTCAAATACTGTTACCAATCTGGCAGTttactaacttttgatccaataatcaaaaaagaatgtaatatagctcattggaatcatttttgattattggatcaaaagttagtaaattgcctgattggtgactatCAATTAATAcctaatttttcactttttgatttagtatgatttaagaaaatactttttctttgattttatcTGATAAGAACTTTTTATAAATGCATATTTTTATAAGgtggtaaattttaattacttttttttttaatttttatttatactaattattactgattttattttttttttaaaaaaatatttttttatttattatctaatagaaactttttgtaaatggtataagtaataaaatattatcataaaattctgTATAATCCTAATAAAAGTTAGAATAGATTTTATTGcagattatatttatataaattaatttaagataaaaagttataaaatgatattaatcaatttacagtgtattgcaaaaaaaactgGAAAACTATTtacatgataaaaatatatgttatacatccaaaataaatttaatttacattatgtaaattgtataataaacCTAAGACTCAAGactatattttaatatcttttgaAGTTATAAATActtcattatctttatttgcaataattatttattttaaattaaaaatataacagaaaattaaattacatttataaaataatagtggattagatttaatttaaaatactcaaaaattattaagaataatgccaaaaaataaatatcaaaaaatttgcaGTAAAGAAGcatttatgataaaatgatGGGAGTTTTATTCTATAAATTGTCACAATTTCagtatatagtaaaaaatactaataaatggttcaaattataaaaatatgtatagtttacttaaaataaaattgaatattgggactatattttgatatcatttaggaccttacatttttttttttttactttttataaaaatttcaatcatACCAAGTTCAAAAGagttgtatttattttttttctggtttaatttattgtatggAAGTGAGTAGGGTGAAGGGAGAATTTATTCTAAACTTcagctttttttatatatttatgttttttatcatgcgaattaataaaagtgaatagaaaaaaaatttatctataataCAGATAAGTTCAGATTATGTAAGAATGATCCAGATAAtccaaatgaaaatattacgAATATTTCAGATGATAGATTTCTAATCAGATTAGATAAACGAAAGATGGATTTTAATTAGATCAGATAAAATGGTGACAGATATCTTTGCTATACCTTAAGTAAATTTTACCCCTAATCTGGTGACTGGTAAGCATTAAgattattctttaatttaaataggaGATCTCtttgatttatatttgaattgtaaaatttttactagtttaacagaattattaatacttttaattatatcttattgtaaattttatttattatatcctTTATATCTTTAGAAATATGGTGCTAAAGTTATAAAACATCTATTTTGGCATATCACactaaataacaaataatttttccttttatgaattttttaaaattcaacttattaagataaaattattagataaaatatacaaatccaatttactaacttttgacttagtgatcagaaaagaataaaatatagcttattggaatcgtctcagtaagatgaatctaatggtagtaaaattgcatttctaggattaatagttgataagaaattaaattaaatataaataatatgggTAACATTATTTGACGACCCGTCACCATGGCGAtactcaaatttttttttagttgtactacgtaatttttatactttaatttttatgacatttataataatttgtaaccGTAATTTGAATAGCAATTATAGGTATTCATGAACGAAATTTGactcattttttattggatttattCATATACTGTACTACTGTACTTCGTTAgctttaatagtaataataacagTAAAT is a genomic window of Rhizophagus irregularis chromosome 7, complete sequence containing:
- a CDS encoding uncharacterized protein (CAZy:AA11; SECRETED:cutsite_VSS-HT; SECRETED:prob_0.6376); SECRETED:SignalP(1-20), with amino-acid sequence MKFSSAIFTIVATFIASVSSHTTMSFPPTRGHPLNKNAAVQDFECIMAPLNGGSGCAPKKFPCGGYPKDKKIVTTFKAGEVFEVKFFNQNFPKLKDEDKQKDQARHNGGLCEFSLSYDGGKTYTVIASYKKTCPDIFFEGWKVKIPENAPSCDSPGNCIFSWSWINAVGNREFYQNCADVKIEGNATEPLPIIDITRANLPPLFKKILTPEGDDLNSGNAVGSGPRKEDVQANLALKIGNGNNDNKKPPQNDDKQDGDDTQDDDNKSPPQDDDNDNKSPPQEDDNDNNKPPQNDDDGNNDDNNDNENDNNNDDDNDKNDNDNDNDNEDDNNQDIPCSENGTMVCGKEGGAEFLTCDNGKLVSRSCPGILVCTQNGKSIFCGYPKRR